Proteins from one Apis cerana isolate GH-2021 linkage group LG11, AcerK_1.0, whole genome shotgun sequence genomic window:
- the LOC107995966 gene encoding ATP-binding cassette sub-family C member 4 isoform X1, with translation METKFSYTKRCPQETANPISRLFFGWTKNIFIHGTKRELTLSDLYHPLRQDESKTITDRLQKFWNQEVQKWEQRQKEMHHDEYSKKSNDSPRLMKVIFRTFWKKYLYTGLLLSIQYLILMVINPILVSWIISYFKIDENAKRMEKLEVVTYICYLLLSIIVIVCISHHVDLLTQQIGMRIRIACSSLIYRKILRLSKGALTHISSGQVVNLLSNDVRRFDEICYYLNYIWITPIQFIIIFVILWHAVGIPSIIGIAILLLLTVPTYTVFSPLTHQYRKITAKLIDKRMQLMNEFINGIQVIKMYAWEKPFEKIVKAIRSTEILNIENSTCIRAVYLALVVFSNRVVLFSTITSFVLMGNQVRVELTFMLACYFEMLQLTTTLLFPQALLLIGETLVSIKRLEKFLLLDEYPNEKRSHQNEVLKFNKKSNLLKENVEIIKITNKGQNINLNNVEEEEQLPVTIVMERVSANWIPNQLPPTLCNISMKIQGGELCCIVGPVGSGKSSILHLLLKELPLGAGKLALYCKPFEKYNGQDNNIPLKISYASQEAWLFSGTVRDNILFGQPYDKDRYIAVTKVCALTKDFQQLPYGDMSNVGEGGSSLSGGQKARVNLARAVYKKADIYLFDDPLSAVDPRVAKHLFYRCIKNYLQGKTRILSTHQLQFIKETDKIAVLDKGSIAMYGTYEDLFRSNDNFIDMMNVIKMSTEIKMQNENVESFKNTSTKRKSSKTIVRRLSSVKSTTSSMNSYNYENEELAPDNDEIMTTDHSSSKILRQYFRYGGSCCTIVALIFITLIAQVTVNGNDYWVSYWTNIESIRMALENNSRLSKSQYSSYILNDTFLSNVFTLDKHGLITTIDAIYVYTFCIIMCIVTVFVRNMFFIKVCANASKNLHNSMFHNILQTTMNFFHYNASGRIVNRFSKDLGVVDEVLPRVMLESIQIFLVIIGILIIVMIMNYWMVIPIAILVILFYFVRISYLRTANGVKRLEGVAKSPVFSHVNATLSGLSTIRSSGSNVIELLEKQFDHLQDVHTGVWYIILVVPVAFGLFIDFVTCMFIACVCFSFISIETDNTLGGNVGIAISQSLIIIGCLQYGLKQLSETISQLTSVERIVQYTNLPKEASWTSNDPPAINWPENGQLTLKNVYMKYDKNEAPVLKNLNVTIEAGWKVGIVGRTGAGKSSIISALFRLFDECLQGEIKIDGRDTRTLGLHELRSRISIIPQEPFLFSETLRYNLDPFKNFDDVLLWNTLREVELNDLKLDQTLMHGGNNLSIGQKQLICLARAILKNNRLLVLDEATANIDNYTDELIQKTIRVKFVNCTVITIAHRINTIIDSDRIIVMDSGKIAEFGSPYELLRDNPNGIFSQMINNTGVFMAQSLRDQAENAYMKKTKRTSLDIIQTCPAEDNVTNDIAQSSL, from the exons atggaGACTAAATTTTCGTACACTAAACGATGTCCGCAAGAGACTGCAAATCCAATTAGTCGATTATTTTTTgg atggacaaaaaatatatttatacatggcACTAAGAGAGAACTCACATTGTCAGACTTATATCATCCTTTAAGACAAGATGAATCTAAAACAATTACGGATCGATTACAAAA ATTCTGGAATCAAGAAGTTCAAAAATGGGAACAAAGACAAAAAGAAATGCATCATGATGAATACTCAAAGAAAAGTAACGATTCTCCCCGTTTAATGAAAGTTATATTTCGTAccttttggaaaaaatacTTGTATACaggtttattattatctattcaatatttaatcttgATGGTAATTAATCCTATATTGGTATCATGGATCATCAGTTACtttaaaatcgatgaaaatgcCAAGAGGATGGAGAAATTGGAAGTTGTAACTTATATCTGCTATTTATTATTGTCTATAATAGTGATCGTGTGCATCTCGCATCATGTGGATTTATTAACGCAACAAATTGGCATGAGAATACGAATTGCTTGTTCCtcgttaatttatagaaaa ATATTAAGACTTAGTAAAGGAGCCTTGACTCATATTAGTTCCGGCCAAGTGGTAAATCTCCTCAGCAACGATGTCAGACGGTTCGATGAGATAtgctattatttaaattatatttggatcACTCCTAtccaa tttatcataatttttgtaatattgtgGCACGCAGTTGGAATTCCAAGTATAATCGGTATCGCAATCCTTTTGTTATTAACTGTTCCAACATATACCGTATTCTCCCCATTGACTCATCAATACAGAAAGATCACTGCTAAATTAATTGACAAAAGGATGCAACTTATGAACGAATTTATAAATGGTATACAG GTGATCAAGATGTACGCTTGGGAGAAACCATTTGAAAAAATCGTGAAAGCTATACGCTCCACCGAAATcctaaatatagaaaattcaacATGTATTCGCGCAGTATATCTGGCTCTTGTTGTCTTTTCAAATCGTGTAGTTCTGTTTTCAACTATCACATCGTTTGTTCTAATGGGAAATCAAGTAAGGGTAGAATTGACATTTATGTTGGCCTGTTATTTCGAGATGCTTCAATTAACTACCACATTATTGTTTCCACAAGCTCTTTTGTTAATCGGAGAAACTTTGGTGTCCATTAAAAGATTAGAG aaatttttattgcttgaTGAATACCCAAACGAGAAGAGATCACATCAAAACGAAGTcttaaaattcaacaaaaagAGTAATTTATTGAAAGAGAACGtggaaatcattaaaattacaaataaaggtcaaaatataaatttgaacaatGTTGAAGAAGAGGAACAATTGCCAGTCACAATAGTAATGGAACGTGTGTCAGCGAATTGGATTCCTAACCAACTGCCACCAACTTTGTGCAACATATCTATGAAGATTCAAGGTGGAGAATTATGTTGTATAGTGGGTCCAGTGGGCTCAGGTAAATCTTCGATTTTACACCTTCTTTTGAAGGAACTCCCTCTTGGAGCTGGAAAGTTGGCGTTATATTGTAAGCCATTTGAAAAGTACAATGGACAAGACAATAATATTCCACTGAAGATCTCTTATGCAAGTCAAGAAGCTTGGCTATTTTCTGGAACTGTTAGAGATAATATCCTCTTCGGACAACCTTATGATAAAGATAGATACATTGCT GTAACGAAAGTTTGTGCTTTGACGAAAGATTTTCAACAACTTCCTTATGGTGACATGAGCAATGTAGGAGAAGGTGGGTCTTCTTTATCCGGAGGACAAAAGGCACGAGTAAATTTAGCACGAGCTGTTTACAAAAAAgctgatatatatttattcgatgatCCTCTGAGCGCAGTGGATCCACGTGTAGCGAAACATCTTTTTTATAGATGTATTAAAAACTATCTTCAAGGAAAGACAAGAATTTTAAGCACTcatcaattacaatttatcaaaGAGACAGACAAAATTGCAGTATTGGATaaa GGCTCTATAGCAATGTACGGAACTTATGAGGATTTATTCAGATCGAATgacaattttatagatatgatgaatgtaattaaaatgtcTACAGAGATTAAAATGCAAAACGAAAACGtcgaatcttttaaaaatacctCTACAAAAAGGAAATCTAGCAAGACAATTGTCCGTAGATTATCTTCTGTAAAATCTACCACCAGTAGCATG aaTTCGtacaattatgaaaatgaagaattagCACCAgataatgatgaaataatgACAACTGACCATTCttctagtaaaattttaagacaATACTTCCGATATGGTGGCTCTTGTTGTACAATAGttgctttaatatttatcactcTCATAGCTCAAGTAACAGTCAATGGAAATGATTATTGGGTCTCCTACTGGACAAATATCGAATCTATAAGAATGGCTTTGGAGAATAATAGTCGTTTATCGAAAAGTCAATATTCTTCTTACATATTGAATGATACCTTTTTATCGAATGTATTCACTTTGGATAAGCATGGACTCATAACTACTATTGACgcaatatacgtatatacattttGTATCATTATGTGCATTGTAACAGTATTTGTAAGGAATATGTTCTTCATCAAAGTCTGCGCGAACGCTAGTAAAAATCTTCACAATTCCATGTTTCACAACATATTGCAAACGACGatgaatttctttcattataacGCTTCCG GTAGAATTGTAAATAGATTTTCCAAGGATTTGGGTGTCGTGGATGAAGTACTACCTAGAGTGATGTTGGAAagcatacaaatatttttagtgaTAATAGGTATCCTTATTATCGTaatgataatgaattattgGATGGTTATTCCAATAGCAATActtgttattcttttttactttgtaAGGATCTCGTATCTTCGAACTGCCAATGGTGTTAAACGTCTTGAGGGTGTAG CAAAAAGTCCAGTATTTTCTCACGTGAATGCTACATTAAGTGGATTATCCACTATTAGAAGTAGTGGATCAAAcgttatagaattattagaaaaacaaTTCGATCATTTGCAAGATGTGCATACCGGTGTATGGTACATTATATTAGTTGTTCCCGTAGCTTTCGGCCTATTTATAGATTTCGTCACGTGTATGTTTATCGCATGTGTctgtttttcctttatttcaatagaaacag ATAATACTCTTGGAGGTAATGTTGGTATAGCTATATctcaatcattaattataatcggtTGTTTGCAATACGGATTGAAACAATTGAGCGAAACGATATCTCAGTTGACGTCTGTAGAAAGAATTGTACAATATACCAATTTGCCAAAAGAAGCTTCATGGACAAGCAACGATCCTCCTGCAATAAATTGGCCAGAGAATGGTCAATTGactttgaaaaatgtttacatGAAATATGACAAGAACGAAGCTCCTGtattaaaa aatctaAACGTGACCATAGAAGCAGGCTGGAAAGTTGGCATCGTAGGTAGAACTGGTGCAGGAAAATCATCCATAATATCAGcactttttcgattattcgatgAATGTTTACAAGGagagattaaaattgatgGAAGAGATACCAGAACGTTGGGCTTGCACGAATTACGCTCACGAATATCTATTATTCCTCAGGAACCATTCTTGTTTTCTGAAACATTGCGTTATAATTTGgatccgtttaaaaattttgatgacGTGCTATTGTGGAATACTCTTCGAGAAGTTGAATTAAATGATCTTAAATTGGATCAAACGTTAATGCATGGAGGGAATAATTTGAGTATCGGACAAAAACAATTGATATGCTTGGCTCGAGCAATTTTAAAGAACAACCGATTATTAGTTTTGGATGAAGCTACAGCTAATATTGacaatta tacgGATGAACTAATTCAAAAAACTATAAGagtgaaatttgtaaattgtacTGTTATTACGATTGCTCACCGGATAAATACTATTATTGACAGTGACAGAATTATAGTGATGGATTCTGGTAAAATAGCg GAATTCGGTTCTCCATACGAATTATTACGAGATAATCCAAATGGAATTTTCTCGCAAATGATCAACAATACAGGCGTATTTATGGCGCAATCTCTTCGTGATCAGGCGGAAAATGCGTATATgaaaaaaactaaaagaaCAAGTTTGGACATTATACAAACATGCCCTGCGGAAGATAATGTCACAAATGACATCGCGCAGAGCTCTctttaa
- the LOC107995966 gene encoding ATP-binding cassette sub-family C member 4 isoform X2, producing METKFSYTKRCPQETANPISRLFFGWTKNIFIHGTKRELTLSDLYHPLRQDESKTITDRLQKFWNQEVQKWEQRQKEMHHDEYSKKSNDSPRLMKVIFRTFWKKYLYTGLLLSIQYLILMVINPILVSWIISYFKIDENAKRMEKLEVVTYICYLLLSIIVIVCISHHVDLLTQQIGMRIRIACSSLIYRKILRLSKGALTHISSGQVVNLLSNDVRRFDEICYYLNYIWITPIQFIIIFVILWHAVGIPSIIGIAILLLLTVPTYTVFSPLTHQYRKITAKLIDKRMQLMNEFINGIQVIKMYAWEKPFEKIVKAIRSTEILNIENSTCIRAVYLALVVFSNRVVLFSTITSFVLMGNQKFLLLDEYPNEKRSHQNEVLKFNKKSNLLKENVEIIKITNKGQNINLNNVEEEEQLPVTIVMERVSANWIPNQLPPTLCNISMKIQGGELCCIVGPVGSGKSSILHLLLKELPLGAGKLALYCKPFEKYNGQDNNIPLKISYASQEAWLFSGTVRDNILFGQPYDKDRYIAVTKVCALTKDFQQLPYGDMSNVGEGGSSLSGGQKARVNLARAVYKKADIYLFDDPLSAVDPRVAKHLFYRCIKNYLQGKTRILSTHQLQFIKETDKIAVLDKGSIAMYGTYEDLFRSNDNFIDMMNVIKMSTEIKMQNENVESFKNTSTKRKSSKTIVRRLSSVKSTTSSMNSYNYENEELAPDNDEIMTTDHSSSKILRQYFRYGGSCCTIVALIFITLIAQVTVNGNDYWVSYWTNIESIRMALENNSRLSKSQYSSYILNDTFLSNVFTLDKHGLITTIDAIYVYTFCIIMCIVTVFVRNMFFIKVCANASKNLHNSMFHNILQTTMNFFHYNASGRIVNRFSKDLGVVDEVLPRVMLESIQIFLVIIGILIIVMIMNYWMVIPIAILVILFYFVRISYLRTANGVKRLEGVAKSPVFSHVNATLSGLSTIRSSGSNVIELLEKQFDHLQDVHTGVWYIILVVPVAFGLFIDFVTCMFIACVCFSFISIETDNTLGGNVGIAISQSLIIIGCLQYGLKQLSETISQLTSVERIVQYTNLPKEASWTSNDPPAINWPENGQLTLKNVYMKYDKNEAPVLKNLNVTIEAGWKVGIVGRTGAGKSSIISALFRLFDECLQGEIKIDGRDTRTLGLHELRSRISIIPQEPFLFSETLRYNLDPFKNFDDVLLWNTLREVELNDLKLDQTLMHGGNNLSIGQKQLICLARAILKNNRLLVLDEATANIDNYTDELIQKTIRVKFVNCTVITIAHRINTIIDSDRIIVMDSGKIAEFGSPYELLRDNPNGIFSQMINNTGVFMAQSLRDQAENAYMKKTKRTSLDIIQTCPAEDNVTNDIAQSSL from the exons atggaGACTAAATTTTCGTACACTAAACGATGTCCGCAAGAGACTGCAAATCCAATTAGTCGATTATTTTTTgg atggacaaaaaatatatttatacatggcACTAAGAGAGAACTCACATTGTCAGACTTATATCATCCTTTAAGACAAGATGAATCTAAAACAATTACGGATCGATTACAAAA ATTCTGGAATCAAGAAGTTCAAAAATGGGAACAAAGACAAAAAGAAATGCATCATGATGAATACTCAAAGAAAAGTAACGATTCTCCCCGTTTAATGAAAGTTATATTTCGTAccttttggaaaaaatacTTGTATACaggtttattattatctattcaatatttaatcttgATGGTAATTAATCCTATATTGGTATCATGGATCATCAGTTACtttaaaatcgatgaaaatgcCAAGAGGATGGAGAAATTGGAAGTTGTAACTTATATCTGCTATTTATTATTGTCTATAATAGTGATCGTGTGCATCTCGCATCATGTGGATTTATTAACGCAACAAATTGGCATGAGAATACGAATTGCTTGTTCCtcgttaatttatagaaaa ATATTAAGACTTAGTAAAGGAGCCTTGACTCATATTAGTTCCGGCCAAGTGGTAAATCTCCTCAGCAACGATGTCAGACGGTTCGATGAGATAtgctattatttaaattatatttggatcACTCCTAtccaa tttatcataatttttgtaatattgtgGCACGCAGTTGGAATTCCAAGTATAATCGGTATCGCAATCCTTTTGTTATTAACTGTTCCAACATATACCGTATTCTCCCCATTGACTCATCAATACAGAAAGATCACTGCTAAATTAATTGACAAAAGGATGCAACTTATGAACGAATTTATAAATGGTATACAG GTGATCAAGATGTACGCTTGGGAGAAACCATTTGAAAAAATCGTGAAAGCTATACGCTCCACCGAAATcctaaatatagaaaattcaacATGTATTCGCGCAGTATATCTGGCTCTTGTTGTCTTTTCAAATCGTGTAGTTCTGTTTTCAACTATCACATCGTTTGTTCTAATGGGAAATCAA aaatttttattgcttgaTGAATACCCAAACGAGAAGAGATCACATCAAAACGAAGTcttaaaattcaacaaaaagAGTAATTTATTGAAAGAGAACGtggaaatcattaaaattacaaataaaggtcaaaatataaatttgaacaatGTTGAAGAAGAGGAACAATTGCCAGTCACAATAGTAATGGAACGTGTGTCAGCGAATTGGATTCCTAACCAACTGCCACCAACTTTGTGCAACATATCTATGAAGATTCAAGGTGGAGAATTATGTTGTATAGTGGGTCCAGTGGGCTCAGGTAAATCTTCGATTTTACACCTTCTTTTGAAGGAACTCCCTCTTGGAGCTGGAAAGTTGGCGTTATATTGTAAGCCATTTGAAAAGTACAATGGACAAGACAATAATATTCCACTGAAGATCTCTTATGCAAGTCAAGAAGCTTGGCTATTTTCTGGAACTGTTAGAGATAATATCCTCTTCGGACAACCTTATGATAAAGATAGATACATTGCT GTAACGAAAGTTTGTGCTTTGACGAAAGATTTTCAACAACTTCCTTATGGTGACATGAGCAATGTAGGAGAAGGTGGGTCTTCTTTATCCGGAGGACAAAAGGCACGAGTAAATTTAGCACGAGCTGTTTACAAAAAAgctgatatatatttattcgatgatCCTCTGAGCGCAGTGGATCCACGTGTAGCGAAACATCTTTTTTATAGATGTATTAAAAACTATCTTCAAGGAAAGACAAGAATTTTAAGCACTcatcaattacaatttatcaaaGAGACAGACAAAATTGCAGTATTGGATaaa GGCTCTATAGCAATGTACGGAACTTATGAGGATTTATTCAGATCGAATgacaattttatagatatgatgaatgtaattaaaatgtcTACAGAGATTAAAATGCAAAACGAAAACGtcgaatcttttaaaaatacctCTACAAAAAGGAAATCTAGCAAGACAATTGTCCGTAGATTATCTTCTGTAAAATCTACCACCAGTAGCATG aaTTCGtacaattatgaaaatgaagaattagCACCAgataatgatgaaataatgACAACTGACCATTCttctagtaaaattttaagacaATACTTCCGATATGGTGGCTCTTGTTGTACAATAGttgctttaatatttatcactcTCATAGCTCAAGTAACAGTCAATGGAAATGATTATTGGGTCTCCTACTGGACAAATATCGAATCTATAAGAATGGCTTTGGAGAATAATAGTCGTTTATCGAAAAGTCAATATTCTTCTTACATATTGAATGATACCTTTTTATCGAATGTATTCACTTTGGATAAGCATGGACTCATAACTACTATTGACgcaatatacgtatatacattttGTATCATTATGTGCATTGTAACAGTATTTGTAAGGAATATGTTCTTCATCAAAGTCTGCGCGAACGCTAGTAAAAATCTTCACAATTCCATGTTTCACAACATATTGCAAACGACGatgaatttctttcattataacGCTTCCG GTAGAATTGTAAATAGATTTTCCAAGGATTTGGGTGTCGTGGATGAAGTACTACCTAGAGTGATGTTGGAAagcatacaaatatttttagtgaTAATAGGTATCCTTATTATCGTaatgataatgaattattgGATGGTTATTCCAATAGCAATActtgttattcttttttactttgtaAGGATCTCGTATCTTCGAACTGCCAATGGTGTTAAACGTCTTGAGGGTGTAG CAAAAAGTCCAGTATTTTCTCACGTGAATGCTACATTAAGTGGATTATCCACTATTAGAAGTAGTGGATCAAAcgttatagaattattagaaaaacaaTTCGATCATTTGCAAGATGTGCATACCGGTGTATGGTACATTATATTAGTTGTTCCCGTAGCTTTCGGCCTATTTATAGATTTCGTCACGTGTATGTTTATCGCATGTGTctgtttttcctttatttcaatagaaacag ATAATACTCTTGGAGGTAATGTTGGTATAGCTATATctcaatcattaattataatcggtTGTTTGCAATACGGATTGAAACAATTGAGCGAAACGATATCTCAGTTGACGTCTGTAGAAAGAATTGTACAATATACCAATTTGCCAAAAGAAGCTTCATGGACAAGCAACGATCCTCCTGCAATAAATTGGCCAGAGAATGGTCAATTGactttgaaaaatgtttacatGAAATATGACAAGAACGAAGCTCCTGtattaaaa aatctaAACGTGACCATAGAAGCAGGCTGGAAAGTTGGCATCGTAGGTAGAACTGGTGCAGGAAAATCATCCATAATATCAGcactttttcgattattcgatgAATGTTTACAAGGagagattaaaattgatgGAAGAGATACCAGAACGTTGGGCTTGCACGAATTACGCTCACGAATATCTATTATTCCTCAGGAACCATTCTTGTTTTCTGAAACATTGCGTTATAATTTGgatccgtttaaaaattttgatgacGTGCTATTGTGGAATACTCTTCGAGAAGTTGAATTAAATGATCTTAAATTGGATCAAACGTTAATGCATGGAGGGAATAATTTGAGTATCGGACAAAAACAATTGATATGCTTGGCTCGAGCAATTTTAAAGAACAACCGATTATTAGTTTTGGATGAAGCTACAGCTAATATTGacaatta tacgGATGAACTAATTCAAAAAACTATAAGagtgaaatttgtaaattgtacTGTTATTACGATTGCTCACCGGATAAATACTATTATTGACAGTGACAGAATTATAGTGATGGATTCTGGTAAAATAGCg GAATTCGGTTCTCCATACGAATTATTACGAGATAATCCAAATGGAATTTTCTCGCAAATGATCAACAATACAGGCGTATTTATGGCGCAATCTCTTCGTGATCAGGCGGAAAATGCGTATATgaaaaaaactaaaagaaCAAGTTTGGACATTATACAAACATGCCCTGCGGAAGATAATGTCACAAATGACATCGCGCAGAGCTCTctttaa